The genomic window GGACCGGTCGACCGCGAGTGCCGGCACGAACAGCACCGATGCGGTCTCGACCTCGGACGGCGGCAGTACCGGTCCGGTCGGCTCGCGCAGGCCGTGGGCGGCGGGAGCCAGGCTGTCGGCGCCTGTGAACTCGGACCATTCGAGCGGACCGGGCGCTCCGGTGACGGGGAGCAGGATTCGCCACTCGGCCGTGCGGAGGGCGTCGAGCATCGCCACCGAACCCGGTTCGGAACCGACCGGAACGTATGCACAGGCGGTGCGTGCACCCGGTCTGGGAGCGAGTGCCGCGGCCGCGGATGTGACGGACCTGACCAGGGCGGTCGCCTCGGCGGCCCGCACTTCGAGGGTGACGGACCGTCGTTCACGGAGGACGTGCGTCCGCCAGTCCGACTTGGAACGCATTTTCACGATCCTCACCTTAGGATCGCTCCGACCGGCCGCGGGGGCCGGTGGATAGGGTGGTGAGTTATGACAGAAGCCGTCACCAATGACAACAGGGCCTTCCGGACGGCAGTGGTGCCCGCAGCAGGGATGGGAACCCGGTTCCTACCTGCAACGAAGACGGTTCCGAAGGAACTGCTCCCGGTGGTGGACACCCCCGGTATCGAACTGGTGGCGGGTGAGGCGGCCGATTCGGGGGCGAACCGTCTCGTCATCGTGACATCGCCGGGCAAGGACGGTGTCGTAGCTCACTTCGTCGAGGATCTGGTCCTCGAGAGCAAGCTCGAAGCCAGCGGCAAGCACCACCTGCTCGAGAAGGTCCGTAAGGCGCCGGGACTGCTCGAAGTCGAATCCGTCGTCCAGGCCGAGCCGCTCGGCCTCGGGCATGCCGTCGGCTGCGCGGAAGCGGTGCTCGGCGACGACGAGGACGCGATCGCCGTCCTGCTCCCGGACGATCTGGTGATGCCGCGCGGCGTGCTCGAGACGATGGCGCGGGTCCGCGCCAAGCGGGGCGGCACCGTGCTGTGCGCGATCGACGTCCCCAAGGAGCAGGTGAGCGCGTACGGCGTCTTCGATGTCGAGGACGTACCCGACGCCACCAACCCCGACGTACTCAAGGTCACCGGCATGGTCGAGAAGCCGGCGATGGCGGATGCGCCGTCGACGTTCGCGGCCGCCGGCCGGTATCTGCTCGACCGTGCGATCTTCGACGCGCTGCGCCGGATCGAACCCGGGGCCGGCGGGGAGCTGCAGCTCACCGACGCCATCGCCCTGCTGATCGAGGAGGGGCATCCGGTACACGTGGTGGTGCACCGCGGATCCCGACACGATCTGGGAAATCCCGGCGGCTACCTGCGCGCTGCGGTTGACTTTGCGTTGAACAG from Prescottella sp. R16 includes these protein-coding regions:
- a CDS encoding 5-formyltetrahydrofolate cyclo-ligase encodes the protein MKMRSKSDWRTHVLRERRSVTLEVRAAEATALVRSVTSAAAALAPRPGARTACAYVPVGSEPGSVAMLDALRTAEWRILLPVTGAPGPLEWSEFTGADSLAPAAHGLREPTGPVLPPSEVETASVLFVPALAVDRSGTRLGRGAGFYDRTLGAITPGTALVAVVRDDELVASLPADPHDVPMTHALTPGLGLVPLGSHTGPE
- a CDS encoding UTP--glucose-1-phosphate uridylyltransferase, translating into MTEAVTNDNRAFRTAVVPAAGMGTRFLPATKTVPKELLPVVDTPGIELVAGEAADSGANRLVIVTSPGKDGVVAHFVEDLVLESKLEASGKHHLLEKVRKAPGLLEVESVVQAEPLGLGHAVGCAEAVLGDDEDAIAVLLPDDLVMPRGVLETMARVRAKRGGTVLCAIDVPKEQVSAYGVFDVEDVPDATNPDVLKVTGMVEKPAMADAPSTFAAAGRYLLDRAIFDALRRIEPGAGGELQLTDAIALLIEEGHPVHVVVHRGSRHDLGNPGGYLRAAVDFALNSEEYGPSLREWLVDRLDESSAE